The Corynebacterium jeddahense genome has a window encoding:
- a CDS encoding DUF6779 domain-containing protein, which yields MSAQKPSRDTANLWVYVPFVAAVIGTVVMLFTNSANALKVALIFALWAGAAGILLNSKVRRDRDAAEDEARAAEQRAREQEERHRAELQAAPAAPAAPAVDVEALRELQDQIQALRNQLEELSGRVFEYEPAAVRASARRISELEAVQEPKQEPAPAPEPAPEPEPAQPEPKPATESAPAPKPGPSSDDTVVITRVRPARPTGAPSSDAIAGRIGAQPSSRPARNPLSDLISEREAEKNRAPEPAPAPEPAQAHGEHEAPDAPRSGRRRRDERGETSVSVAELLARQGK from the coding sequence ATGAGTGCCCAGAAACCGTCCCGTGACACCGCAAACCTGTGGGTTTACGTGCCGTTTGTCGCGGCGGTGATCGGCACCGTGGTCATGCTGTTCACCAACTCCGCCAACGCGCTGAAGGTCGCGCTCATCTTTGCGCTCTGGGCGGGCGCGGCCGGCATCCTTCTCAACTCGAAGGTGCGCCGGGACCGCGACGCCGCCGAGGACGAGGCGCGGGCGGCCGAGCAGCGCGCCCGAGAGCAGGAGGAGCGCCACCGCGCCGAGCTGCAGGCGGCCCCCGCGGCGCCGGCCGCCCCGGCGGTGGACGTCGAGGCGCTGCGCGAGCTGCAGGACCAGATCCAGGCGCTGCGCAACCAGCTCGAGGAGCTCTCCGGCCGCGTCTTCGAGTACGAGCCGGCCGCCGTGCGCGCGTCGGCCCGGCGCATCTCGGAGCTCGAGGCGGTGCAGGAACCGAAGCAGGAGCCGGCGCCGGCACCCGAACCGGCCCCGGAACCCGAACCCGCGCAGCCTGAACCGAAGCCCGCCACGGAGTCCGCGCCCGCCCCGAAGCCGGGCCCGTCCTCCGACGACACCGTCGTGATCACCAGGGTGCGCCCCGCCCGCCCGACCGGCGCGCCGAGCTCCGACGCGATCGCCGGCCGCATTGGCGCGCAGCCGTCGTCGCGCCCGGCGCGCAACCCGCTGTCCGACCTCATCAGCGAGCGGGAGGCGGAGAAGAACCGCGCGCCGGAACCGGCCCCGGCTCCGGAACCCGCGCAGGCCCACGGGGAACACGAGGCCCCCGACGCCCCGCGCTCGGGCCGCCGCCGCCGCGACGAGCGCGGCGAGACGAGCGTCTCCGTTGCCGAGCTCCTCGCGCGCCAGGGGAAGTAG
- a CDS encoding DUF3180 domain-containing protein has translation MRRTPIDGLIAAAGFSAAAALILVRRFYGALASLDLVVPLSLWVIAVVAGWIAWVVKRRREEGRVGLDRSQLNPVTVANCMVFGKACAWAGAVCGGAYAGALMYTLRKLHVLDAAAGDVGPLTAGALGGLALCVAGLVLEKMCEVSPPNEGQGVS, from the coding sequence GTGAGGCGCACGCCGATCGACGGGCTCATCGCCGCCGCCGGGTTCAGCGCCGCGGCCGCGCTCATCCTCGTGCGCCGCTTCTACGGCGCGCTCGCGTCGCTGGATCTCGTGGTGCCGCTGTCGCTGTGGGTGATCGCGGTGGTGGCCGGGTGGATCGCCTGGGTGGTCAAGCGGCGCCGCGAGGAGGGGCGCGTGGGGCTGGACCGCAGCCAGCTCAACCCGGTGACGGTGGCGAACTGCATGGTCTTCGGCAAGGCGTGCGCGTGGGCGGGCGCGGTGTGCGGCGGCGCGTACGCCGGCGCGCTCATGTACACCCTGCGCAAACTGCACGTCCTCGACGCCGCGGCGGGCGACGTCGGGCCGCTCACCGCGGGCGCGCTCGGGGGGCTCGCGCTGTGCGTGGCGGGGCTGGTGCTGGAGAAGATGTGCGAAGTGTCGCCACCGAATGAGGGGCAGGGTGTTAGCTAG
- the folK gene encoding 2-amino-4-hydroxy-6-hydroxymethyldihydropteridine diphosphokinase, which yields MRAVLSAGSNMGDARAHLRSVVDEFAGETVAVSSVYATAPWGKTDQPDFLNQSLLVDVDASPHELLARCQRLEQAAHRVREERWGPRTLDVDVVWIDGYTSDDPELTVPHPRAHLRRFVLEPWLEMDPGAELRGASIRNLLADLDGQGVRKL from the coding sequence ATGCGCGCGGTGCTCTCGGCAGGCTCGAACATGGGCGACGCGCGCGCCCACCTGCGCAGCGTCGTCGACGAGTTCGCGGGCGAGACCGTCGCCGTGAGCTCGGTCTACGCCACCGCGCCGTGGGGCAAGACGGACCAGCCGGACTTTCTCAACCAGAGCTTGCTTGTCGACGTCGACGCGTCCCCGCACGAGCTCCTCGCCCGGTGCCAGCGCCTAGAGCAGGCCGCCCACCGCGTGCGCGAGGAGCGCTGGGGTCCGCGCACCCTCGACGTGGACGTCGTCTGGATCGACGGCTACACCTCCGACGACCCGGAGCTCACCGTGCCGCACCCGCGGGCGCACCTGCGCAGGTTCGTGCTCGAGCCGTGGCTGGAGATGGACCCGGGCGCGGAGCTCCGTGGGGCGTCGATACGCAACCTGCTCGCGGACCTCGACGGCCAGGGGGTGCGCAAGCTGTGA
- the folB gene encoding dihydroneopterin aldolase yields the protein MADRIELKGLAFHANHGVLPHETEYGQAFSLDITCWLEFPGDDDLAGTVNYAELAELALGIATGTPRQLIETVASEIAEAAMVAYSLLHAVEVTLHKPHAPIPAVFEDVAVVARRSRKRG from the coding sequence ATGGCTGACCGCATCGAGCTCAAGGGGCTCGCCTTCCACGCGAACCACGGCGTGCTCCCGCACGAGACGGAGTACGGCCAGGCGTTCTCGCTGGACATCACGTGCTGGCTCGAGTTCCCCGGCGACGACGACCTCGCGGGCACCGTGAACTACGCTGAGCTCGCCGAGCTGGCCCTCGGAATCGCCACCGGCACGCCGCGCCAGCTCATTGAGACGGTCGCGTCCGAGATCGCCGAGGCCGCGATGGTCGCCTACAGTCTGCTCCACGCCGTGGAGGTCACCTTGCACAAGCCGCACGCCCCGATCCCGGCCGTGTTCGAGGACGTCGCCGTGGTGGCGCGGCGCTCGAGGAAGCGGGGGTAG
- the folP gene encoding dihydropteroate synthase has translation MTTVADLTVPGRTAVMGIVNVTEDSFSDGGKWLAADDAIAHAHELVRLGADIIDVGAESTRPGATRVPAELEAERIRPVIRALHADGIRTSVDTMRASTALAAAEEGVDLINDVSGGLADPDMYRVMAQTGLPVCLMHWRTTAFGDAAGAADHGGDVVRDVHEVLGALVDNALAAGVAHDQITLDPGLGFAKTAADNWALLNALPEFIGGEFPVLVGASRKRFLTEIRADRGLEHSPLDADPATAAVTALSAHLGAWCVRVHEVAVSRDAVDVAQRWRAGRDG, from the coding sequence ATGACGACGGTGGCCGATCTGACGGTGCCCGGCCGCACGGCCGTGATGGGCATTGTCAACGTCACGGAGGATTCTTTCTCGGACGGCGGGAAGTGGCTCGCGGCCGACGACGCGATCGCGCACGCCCACGAGCTCGTGCGCCTCGGCGCGGACATCATCGACGTCGGCGCCGAGTCGACCCGCCCGGGCGCCACGCGGGTGCCGGCGGAGCTTGAAGCCGAGCGCATCCGCCCGGTCATCCGGGCGCTGCACGCCGACGGCATCCGCACCTCTGTGGACACGATGCGCGCGTCGACGGCGCTCGCTGCGGCGGAGGAAGGCGTGGACCTCATCAACGACGTCTCGGGCGGCCTCGCCGACCCGGACATGTACCGCGTGATGGCGCAGACCGGGCTGCCGGTGTGCCTCATGCACTGGCGGACGACGGCGTTCGGCGACGCGGCGGGCGCGGCCGATCACGGCGGCGACGTCGTGCGCGACGTGCACGAGGTGCTGGGGGCGCTCGTGGACAACGCGCTCGCTGCGGGCGTGGCGCACGACCAGATCACGCTCGACCCGGGCCTCGGCTTCGCCAAGACCGCGGCCGACAACTGGGCGCTGCTCAACGCGCTGCCGGAGTTTATCGGCGGGGAGTTCCCGGTGCTCGTGGGCGCGAGCCGCAAGCGCTTCCTCACCGAGATCCGCGCGGACCGCGGGCTCGAGCACTCGCCGCTCGACGCTGACCCGGCGACCGCCGCCGTCACCGCGCTGTCCGCCCACCTGGGCGCCTGGTGCGTGCGGGTGCACGAGGTGGCCGTCTCGCGCGACGCGGTGGACGTCGCGCAGCGGTGGAGGGCCGGGCGCGATGGCTGA
- the folE gene encoding GTP cyclohydrolase I FolE has translation MTNASFDRERAEAAVRELLIAVGEDPDREGLVETPARVARAYEEVFAGLREDPKLHLEKSFAENHRELVLVRDIPIYSTCEHHLVPFYGVAHIGYIPGPEGKVTGLSKLARLADMYAKRPQVQERLTAQIADAIVEKLDASAVIVVIECEHLCMAMRGIRKPGATTTTSAVRGGFERNAASRAEVLSLIRG, from the coding sequence ATGACTAACGCGAGCTTCGACCGCGAGCGCGCCGAGGCCGCCGTGCGCGAGCTGCTCATCGCGGTGGGCGAGGACCCGGACCGTGAGGGGCTCGTCGAGACGCCGGCGCGCGTCGCACGGGCCTACGAGGAGGTCTTCGCGGGCCTGCGGGAGGACCCGAAGCTGCACCTGGAAAAGTCGTTCGCGGAGAACCACCGCGAGCTCGTGCTCGTGCGCGACATCCCGATCTACTCCACGTGCGAGCACCACCTCGTGCCGTTCTACGGGGTGGCGCATATCGGCTACATCCCGGGGCCGGAGGGCAAGGTGACCGGCCTGTCAAAGCTGGCGCGGCTCGCCGACATGTACGCGAAGCGCCCGCAGGTCCAGGAGCGGTTGACGGCGCAGATTGCGGACGCGATCGTCGAGAAGCTGGATGCGTCTGCGGTTATCGTGGTCATCGAGTGCGAGCACCTGTGCATGGCGATGCGCGGGATCCGCAAGCCCGGCGCGACGACGACGACGTCGGCGGTGCGCGGCGGGTTCGAGCGGAACGCGGCTTCGCGCGCGGAAGTCCTCAGCCTGATTAGGGGGTAG